A part of Miscanthus floridulus cultivar M001 chromosome 6, ASM1932011v1, whole genome shotgun sequence genomic DNA contains:
- the LOC136457966 gene encoding GDSL esterase/lipase At1g33811-like, whose product MDDYGRLALAVVVVAAVAGTSGAAAAWGWQQPLAPCMYIFGDSLVDNGNNNDILSLARANYRPYGIDFHEGPPGRFTNGRTMVDFLSDMLRLRPPLLPPYATARPEDLPRGVNFASGASGILPETGNNLGGHYPLSEQVDHFRAAVRDMGNTSEFRGNATKVAAHLGRCIFFVGMGSNDYLNNYFMPDYYDTARRYSPRDYAALLLQGYSAQLTQLYGLGARKFVVAGVGLIGCIPYELARMNDNNRPPSGPSNQSAVASEEIGIGGGRGGGKGNGNTNPAPDAAGGCNETINSAIDIYNKGLLAMVKRFNNRGGAQRLRGVKFIFLDTVQSGKDLTANAAAHGFTMLDRGCCGVGRNNGQITCLPLQRPCDDRSKYMFWDAFHPTEAAHRIYAAKAFSSNSTAEVYPINVSQLAAI is encoded by the exons ATGGACGACTACGGGAGGCTGGCGCtcgccgtggtggtggtggcagcggtGGCGGGCACgagcggcgccgcggcggcgtgGGGCTGGCAGCAGCCGCTGGCGCCGTGCATGTACATCTTCGGGGACTCGCTGGTGGACAAcggcaacaacaacgacatcctgagcCTGGCGCGGGCCAACTACCGCCCCTACGGCATCGACTTCCACGAGGGCCCGCCGGGGCGCTTCACCAACGGCCGCACCATGGTCGACTTCCTCTCCGACATGCTCCGCCTCCGCCCGCCGCTCCTCCCGCCCTACGCCACGGCCAGGCCGGAGGACCTCCCCCGCGGCGTCAACTTCGCATCGGGGGCATCCGGCATCCTGCCCGAGACAGGAAACAACTTG GGCGGGCACTACCCGTTGTCGGAGCAGGTGGACCACTTCCGCGCGGCGGTGAGAGACATGGGGAACACGTCGGAGTTCCGCGGCAACGCCACGAAGGTGGCGGCCCACCTGGGCCGCTGCATCTTCTTCGTCGGCATGGGCAGCAACGACTACCTCAACAACTACTTCATGCCGGACTACTACGACACCGCGCGGAGGTACAGCCCGCGCGACTACGCCGCGCTCCTCCTCCAGGGCTACTCCGCCCAGCTCACCCAGCTGTACGGCCTCGGCGCCCGCAAGTTCGTCGTCGCCGGCGTCGGCCTCATCGGGTGCATCCCTTACGAGCTCGCTAGGATGAACGACAACAACCGACCGCCGTCTGGGCCTAGTAATCAGTCCGCCGTTGCTAGCGAAGAAATCGGCATTGGCGGCGGTAGAGGTGGTGGCAAAGGCAACGGCAATACAAACCCAGCGCCTGACGCCGCCGGCGGCTGCAACGAGACGATCAACAGCGCGATCGACATCTACAACAAGGGCCTTCTGGCCATGGTGAAGCGCTTCAACAACCGCGGCGGCGCGCAGCGGCTGCGCGGGGTCAAGTTCATCTTCCTCGACACCGTGCAGAGCGGCAAGGACCTGACAGCGAACGCCGCCGCGCACGGGTTCACGATGCTCGACCGCGGCTGCTGCGGCGTGGGCAGGAACAATGGGCAGATCACGTGCCTGCCCCTGCAGCGGCCCTGCGACGACCGGAGCAAGTACATGTTCTGGGACGCCTTCCACCCCACGGAGGCTGCCCACAGGATCTACGCCGCCAAGGCCTTCAGCTCCAACTCCACCGCCGAAGTTTACCCCATCAACGTCAGCCAGCTCGCCGCCATATGA